Proteins encoded in a region of the Flavobacterium sp. MDT1-60 genome:
- a CDS encoding GNAT family N-acetyltransferase: MLQIVEKNKNHITDLQRIFQEVRQKTFYWLDTQNYNLTDFDHETQGEFVLVALFNDKVVGFISLWLPGNFIHHFYIDDEFQQHKIGTKLLEEAIQIMKTPITLKCLEKNTRAIEFYKKRGFIAGDKGISDHGEYISFVLHKT; this comes from the coding sequence ATGCTTCAAATCGTTGAAAAAAATAAAAATCACATAACCGATTTACAAAGAATATTTCAGGAAGTTCGCCAAAAGACATTTTATTGGCTGGATACTCAAAATTATAATCTTACAGATTTTGATCATGAAACACAAGGTGAATTTGTTCTGGTTGCTCTGTTTAATGATAAAGTTGTCGGATTTATTTCGTTATGGCTTCCGGGAAATTTTATTCATCATTTTTATATTGATGATGAATTTCAGCAGCATAAAATTGGAACAAAACTACTGGAAGAAGCTATTCAGATAATGAAAACTCCAATCACACTAAAATGTTTGGAAAAGAATACCAGAGCTATTGAATTTTATAAAAAAAGAGGTTTTATTGCTGGAGACAAAGGCATTTCAGATCATGGTGAGTATATTTCTTTTGTGCTTCATAAAACATAA
- a CDS encoding transglutaminase — protein sequence MMKFPKIDFPQLKSKLQVKSPWDRIIIMLLSLLITIPVFIILHQNLIDLKWPFNLDRVFIFILVFAAIFFFLMLLRTIIILCVALYLLVLFYGSVIGNYGFNEISEDYNSMIYTMSDNPFPQDIIAAKLLPFPNKSKIINAIEYQNPKVRNFAIMATTKHFKGIKGYSDYRTIIQCFAVFKEINSRWNYVNDPKEGDYIATASESLEYFSGDCDDHSILMAAAIRSIGGTPRLIHTKGHIYPEILIGSLIDLEKVNYLIKNVLFVKESYGKRIHYHIDDRGQVWMNLDYTATYPGGPFLYEEILGALTLN from the coding sequence ATGATGAAATTCCCTAAAATCGACTTTCCGCAATTAAAATCCAAATTACAGGTGAAATCACCTTGGGATAGGATTATTATTATGCTCTTAAGTCTTTTAATTACAATTCCGGTATTCATCATTCTGCATCAAAATTTAATCGATCTGAAATGGCCTTTCAATTTAGATCGTGTTTTTATTTTTATATTGGTTTTTGCGGCTATTTTCTTTTTTTTGATGTTGCTTCGAACGATTATTATTCTTTGTGTTGCCTTGTATTTATTAGTTTTATTTTATGGAAGTGTTATCGGGAATTATGGTTTCAATGAAATTTCTGAAGATTATAATTCGATGATTTACACCATGTCTGATAATCCTTTTCCACAAGATATTATCGCAGCAAAACTTCTACCGTTCCCAAACAAATCAAAAATTATCAATGCAATAGAATATCAAAACCCGAAGGTTCGTAATTTTGCTATAATGGCTACAACAAAGCATTTTAAAGGGATTAAAGGATATTCAGATTACAGAACTATAATTCAGTGTTTTGCTGTCTTTAAAGAGATCAATAGCCGTTGGAATTATGTAAATGACCCTAAGGAAGGAGATTATATTGCAACTGCCAGTGAATCATTAGAATATTTTTCAGGAGATTGTGATGATCATTCTATTTTAATGGCTGCGGCTATTCGTTCTATTGGTGGTACTCCAAGACTTATTCATACAAAAGGACATATTTACCCTGAAATTTTGATTGGTTCCTTAATTGATCTTGAAAAAGTCAATTATCTTATAAAAAATGTACTTTTTGTAAAGGAAAGTTACGGAAAAAGAATTCATTATCATATTGATGACCGCGGTCAGGTTTGGATGAATCTCGATTATACGGCGACTTATCCCGGTGGGCCATTTTTATATGAAGAGATTCTTGGAGCTCTTACACTGAACTAG
- a CDS encoding substrate-binding domain-containing protein translates to MKTVKIVGVPEHFNLPWHLCIENGEFEAENIDLQWKNIPEGTGKMCQMLRDGEADIAVILTEGIVKDIVAGNPSKIVQIYVQSPLIWGIHVAAESDFHSIKDLKDKKAAISRLGSGSQLMAYVNAHEQGWATDSLQFEIINTIDGAVEALTNGTADYFMWERFMTKPLVDQGIFRRVGDCPTPWPSFVITVRDEFLKKNPKVVEKILEIINKTTHDFTEIPDIDKTLADLFNQKIEDIQEWLKLTQWSQKHLNEKAFDKIQNQLFDLGIIDKKSTFVETVKAL, encoded by the coding sequence ATGAAAACTGTAAAAATTGTTGGTGTTCCTGAACACTTCAATTTACCATGGCATCTATGCATTGAAAATGGCGAATTTGAAGCAGAAAATATTGATTTACAATGGAAAAATATTCCTGAAGGTACCGGCAAAATGTGTCAGATGTTGCGTGATGGTGAAGCTGATATTGCCGTTATTTTGACAGAAGGAATTGTAAAAGATATTGTTGCCGGAAACCCAAGTAAAATCGTTCAGATTTACGTGCAATCTCCTTTAATTTGGGGAATTCACGTTGCTGCAGAATCAGATTTTCATTCTATAAAAGATCTTAAAGACAAAAAAGCAGCTATTTCCAGATTAGGTTCAGGCTCGCAACTGATGGCCTACGTAAACGCACATGAGCAAGGTTGGGCAACAGATAGTTTGCAATTTGAAATTATAAATACAATTGATGGTGCTGTTGAAGCTTTGACAAACGGAACTGCTGATTATTTTATGTGGGAACGTTTCATGACCAAACCACTTGTTGATCAGGGAATTTTTAGGCGTGTTGGCGACTGCCCTACTCCATGGCCATCCTTTGTAATTACAGTTCGTGATGAGTTTTTGAAAAAGAATCCAAAAGTTGTAGAGAAAATCCTCGAAATCATCAACAAAACAACTCATGATTTTACTGAAATTCCGGATATTGACAAAACTCTGGCAGATCTTTTCAATCAAAAAATAGAAGATATTCAGGAATGGCTAAAGCTAACACAGTGGTCTCAAAAACATTTAAATGAAAAAGCATTTGATAAAATTCAAAATCAATTATTTGATCTGGGAATTATTGATAAAAAAAGTACTTTTGTTGAAACGGTAAAAGCGCTGTAA
- a CDS encoding DUF4265 domain-containing protein, producing the protein MADTHKKILFKYYSDFLGETVSETMWAEIINLEKGFFKLDNIPFFGASIATADLFYAEYDENEKNFVYLETIEHSGNSIVQILILEKDFDKEAIREKLKAINCLSENLNDTFLAVEIVRDIDYSIVKNILKEYETQEIIEFAEPYISEKHRADLLKN; encoded by the coding sequence ATGGCAGACACACATAAAAAAATCTTATTTAAATATTACAGTGATTTTTTAGGAGAAACAGTTTCAGAAACCATGTGGGCTGAAATTATTAATTTGGAGAAGGGATTTTTCAAATTAGATAATATTCCGTTTTTTGGAGCATCTATAGCAACAGCTGATCTTTTTTATGCTGAATATGATGAAAATGAAAAGAATTTCGTTTATCTGGAAACCATCGAACATTCAGGAAATTCAATAGTTCAGATTTTAATTTTAGAAAAAGATTTTGATAAAGAGGCAATTAGAGAAAAACTAAAAGCTATTAATTGTTTATCAGAAAACTTGAATGATACCTTTCTCGCTGTTGAAATAGTGAGAGATATCGACTATTCAATTGTAAAAAATATCCTCAAAGAATATGAGACACAGGAAATAATAGAATTTGCGGAGCCTTATATCTCTGAGAAACACAGAGCAGATTTATTAAAAAACTAA
- a CDS encoding VOC family protein gives MFLRVARHTNDLERIENFYVDILGFERLGGFQNHNNYDGVFIGKSGLDWHFEFTQSDSKAKHTFDEEDVIVLYPKTISDYNELENKLVRNNISIIAAINPFWNENGKMFQDPDGYRIVISPLKAVIDEID, from the coding sequence ATGTTTTTAAGAGTGGCCCGACACACGAATGATTTAGAGAGAATTGAAAATTTTTATGTTGACATTCTCGGTTTCGAACGATTAGGCGGTTTTCAGAATCACAATAATTACGATGGTGTTTTTATTGGAAAATCAGGTTTGGACTGGCATTTTGAATTTACGCAATCTGACTCAAAAGCGAAACATACTTTTGATGAAGAAGATGTAATTGTACTTTATCCGAAGACAATTTCAGATTACAATGAATTGGAAAATAAGCTTGTACGTAACAATATTTCAATAATAGCTGCAATTAACCCATTTTGGAATGAAAATGGAAAAATGTTTCAGGATCCTGACGGATATCGAATAGTTATATCACCATTAAAAGCAGTAATTGACGAGATTGATTAG
- a CDS encoding DinB family protein: protein MEDSIFKFEQLLNENSNYFSTIDPIILEERKPGKWSKKEVLGHLVDSAIHNLVRFTEINYLEKPYRHRPYNQIDLVNLNQYQSKEINELNQLWLSLNKQIIRIMKSVDEKALDYKIILSDESVIDLKFLITDYVEHLEHHINQIRS, encoded by the coding sequence ATGGAAGATTCAATTTTTAAATTTGAGCAATTGTTGAATGAAAATTCAAATTATTTTTCAACAATTGATCCAATTATTTTAGAAGAAAGAAAACCAGGGAAATGGTCTAAAAAAGAAGTTTTAGGCCATTTAGTTGATTCTGCAATTCACAATTTAGTTCGCTTTACAGAAATCAATTATCTGGAAAAACCATATCGTCACAGACCTTATAATCAGATTGATTTAGTAAATTTAAATCAATATCAGTCTAAAGAAATTAATGAACTAAACCAATTATGGCTTTCGCTAAACAAACAAATCATCAGAATTATGAAATCTGTTGATGAGAAAGCTTTAGATTATAAAATTATTTTAAGCGATGAATCTGTTATTGATTTAAAATTTTTAATTACAGATTATGTAGAACACTTAGAGCATCATATTAATCAAATCAGATCATAG
- a CDS encoding nucleoside phosphorylase: MIQASELILNPDGSVYHLNLRPEHIAHDIIFVGDQNRVEKITQFFDTIEFSTQKREFKTQTGTYKGKRISVMSTGIGPDNIDIVLNELDALVNIDLETRQPKENLTSLNIIRIGTSGSLHADIPVDSFVMSKFGLGLDNMLRSYLIDDVSQDALEDAFIMHTNWDIRKGRPYAIPCSETLEKIIESDKIFKGITATAGGFYGPQGRVLRLNIQDSALNNKMDNFDFDDNRITNLEMETAAIYGLSALLGHNALSLNAIIANRASGTFSEDPYKAVDELIAYTLNKLAGK, from the coding sequence ATGATACAAGCATCAGAATTAATACTAAATCCAGACGGAAGTGTTTACCACTTAAACCTGCGTCCTGAACACATTGCACACGATATAATTTTTGTTGGAGATCAGAATAGAGTTGAAAAAATTACTCAGTTTTTTGATACCATTGAATTTTCTACACAAAAAAGAGAATTTAAGACCCAAACCGGAACTTATAAAGGAAAACGAATCTCTGTAATGTCAACCGGAATTGGGCCGGATAACATTGATATTGTTTTGAATGAATTAGATGCGTTGGTAAACATTGATTTAGAAACACGTCAGCCAAAAGAAAATTTGACTTCTTTGAATATCATCAGAATTGGAACTTCGGGTTCTTTGCATGCTGACATTCCTGTGGATAGTTTTGTAATGTCTAAATTCGGATTAGGATTAGATAATATGCTCCGCTCCTATTTAATTGACGATGTTTCGCAGGATGCATTAGAAGATGCTTTCATAATGCATACCAATTGGGATATCCGAAAAGGAAGACCTTATGCGATTCCGTGTTCTGAAACTTTAGAAAAAATTATAGAATCTGATAAAATTTTTAAAGGAATTACAGCAACTGCCGGTGGGTTTTATGGCCCACAAGGCCGTGTATTACGTTTGAATATTCAAGATTCAGCATTAAACAATAAAATGGATAATTTTGATTTTGACGATAATAGAATCACTAATTTAGAAATGGAGACAGCGGCTATTTATGGACTTTCGGCACTATTAGGACATAATGCACTATCTTTAAATGCTATTATTGCCAACCGTGCTTCAGGAACTTTTAGTGAAGATCCTTATAAAGCAGTTGATGAACTTATTGCTTATACATTGAATAAGCTGGCAGGGAAATAA
- a CDS encoding translation initiation factor yields the protein MDLQDQLKNLFPDHVESNEPEKIQEQEHVLYVQKEPMICKFEKRKGKATTIIEGYEGSDEDFKILAKEIKTKLSVGGTFKDDSIIIQGDYRDKIMAILKEKGFKTKRVGG from the coding sequence ATGGACTTACAAGATCAATTAAAAAATTTATTTCCGGATCACGTTGAATCAAATGAACCTGAGAAAATTCAGGAACAAGAGCACGTTCTGTATGTTCAGAAAGAGCCTATGATCTGCAAATTTGAAAAACGAAAAGGAAAAGCAACCACCATAATAGAAGGCTACGAAGGATCTGATGAAGATTTTAAAATTCTGGCCAAAGAAATTAAAACCAAACTAAGTGTTGGCGGGACTTTTAAAGATGACTCGATCATCATCCAGGGCGATTATCGTGACAAAATCATGGCTATTTTAAAAGAAAAAGGCTTTAAAACAAAAAGAGTTGGTGGCTAA
- a CDS encoding isopenicillin N synthase family oxygenase, with product MQNIPSVDLRDFLSDDPKRKQKFVNEIGSAFENIGFVALKGHFLDDQLVNELYSEIRKFFALPVETKHNYEIPGIGGQRGYVSFGKEHAKGRKEGDLKEFWHFGQYVDKDSKYASEYPENVEVKELPRFNVVGKEAYQMLEKTGVYVLRALALHLGLDEFYFDQYAKEGNSILRPIHYPPITSEPENAIRAAAHGDINLITLLMGAQGKGLQVQNHDGEWIDAIAADDELVINVGDMLSRHTNNKLKSTIHQVVNPPRELWGTSRFSVPFFMHPVSDMRLDCLENCIDAENPKKFEDITAGDYLYERLVDLGLIKK from the coding sequence ATGCAAAACATTCCTAGTGTAGACTTACGTGATTTCCTTTCGGACGACCCGAAACGTAAACAAAAATTTGTAAATGAAATCGGCAGTGCATTTGAAAACATTGGCTTCGTAGCCCTAAAAGGTCATTTTTTAGACGACCAGTTAGTAAACGAGCTTTATAGCGAAATTAGAAAATTTTTCGCTTTGCCAGTAGAAACTAAGCATAATTATGAAATTCCCGGTATTGGCGGACAAAGAGGTTATGTATCTTTTGGAAAAGAGCATGCTAAAGGACGTAAAGAGGGAGATTTGAAAGAATTTTGGCATTTTGGTCAGTATGTTGACAAAGATTCAAAATACGCTTCAGAATATCCTGAAAATGTTGAAGTTAAAGAATTACCACGTTTTAATGTAGTTGGTAAAGAAGCGTATCAAATGCTTGAAAAAACAGGTGTTTATGTCTTAAGAGCTTTGGCTTTGCATTTAGGTTTAGACGAGTTTTATTTTGATCAGTATGCTAAAGAAGGAAACTCAATTTTAAGACCAATTCATTATCCACCAATTACTTCTGAGCCAGAAAACGCCATTCGTGCTGCGGCTCACGGTGATATCAACCTGATTACACTTTTAATGGGCGCTCAGGGAAAAGGGCTTCAGGTTCAAAATCATGATGGAGAATGGATTGACGCAATCGCAGCAGATGATGAATTAGTAATTAATGTTGGAGATATGTTGTCAAGACATACCAATAACAAACTAAAATCAACGATCCACCAGGTTGTAAATCCGCCAAGAGAATTATGGGGAACATCTCGTTTTTCTGTACCGTTTTTCATGCACCCTGTAAGCGATATGCGTTTAGATTGTTTAGAAAACTGTATTGATGCTGAAAATCCTAAGAAATTTGAAGACATCACAGCAGGAGATTATTTATACGAACGTTTAGTAGATTTAGGTTTAATTAAAAAATAA